A stretch of DNA from Nitrospira sp. KM1:
TACCATCTCGTCAAAGACGAGCCGGCACAGATCAAAGAACGCGTGTCTGCCGCGCTATCGAACGAGGCCGTGCAGGCAATTATTATCAACGGCGGGACCGGCATCTCAAGGCGAGATTCCACCTTCGAAGCTGTGGACGCCATGCTCGAGAAACGGCTGGACGGGTTCGGCGAGGTGTTCCGCTATCTCACCTATATGGACATCGGCTCTCCTGCCATCATGAGCAGGGCGACTGCCGGCATCATCAAGGGGCGCGTGCTGTTTTCAACACCCGGGTCAGAGAACGCCGTGCGGCTGGCGATGGAAAAGCTCATTCTTCCGGAGCTCGGCCACCTCATCAAAGAACTCACCAAGTAACCCGCTTCAATACCCCGATTCTGGCGGTTGTTTGCAGGCATGACTGTGAACGGCCGATCGTTGAGGATGCTCGAATCGGTTTCTGCCCTCACCCTCCCACGCCCCAGCGCGGCGGGACGCGCTTCTCACCAGGCAAGGCAGTGAGCCCGGCGACTGAGGGGGTATTGCCTTGCGTGTGGCAGCAAGCAAATCTAAGGCTGGTTAAAACGACGTTCGGCAAGGCTAAAATCAATGTCAGAGGA
This window harbors:
- a CDS encoding molybdenum cofactor biosynthesis protein B; this translates as MALSTDHEHKSHAPKSIGCMVITCSDTRTPDTDTSGRLIQNLLKGKGHTIAAYHLVKDEPAQIKERVSAALSNEAVQAIIINGGTGISRRDSTFEAVDAMLEKRLDGFGEVFRYLTYMDIGSPAIMSRATAGIIKGRVLFSTPGSENAVRLAMEKLILPELGHLIKELTK